A genomic window from Cucumis melo cultivar AY chromosome 8, USDA_Cmelo_AY_1.0, whole genome shotgun sequence includes:
- the LOC103484361 gene encoding 9-cis-epoxycarotenoid dioxygenase NCED2, chloroplastic, which yields MTAPPSPLLDHLGFLNSTKSNFPNLNINHLKSITTQNSIIHSALHSPSVLRFPNQTTTTPPPPNFHKSLSLKHQKSPTAPNWNLLQKTASIALDMVESALVSHELQHPLPKTADPRVQISGNFAPVPEQPVKHNLPVTGTIPDCINGVYLRNGANPLFQPTAGHHLFDGDGMVHAVTINHGSASYACRFTQTQRLVQERRLGRPIFPKAIGELHGHSGIARLLLFYARGVFGLVDHKKGTGVANAGLVYFNDRLLAMSEDDLPYHVRITPSGDLQTVGRYDFDKQLHSTMIAHPKVDPISKELYALSYDVVRKPYLKYFRFSPNGIKSKDVEIPVETPTMMHDFAITENFVVIPDQQVVFKLQEMVKGGSPVIYDKNKKSRFGILPKNATDSKDLIWVESPDTFCFHLWNAWEEPETEEVVVIGSCMTPPDSIFNECEENLKSVLSEIRLNLRTGKSTRRAIIKEEKEQVNLEAGMVNKTRVGRKSRYAYLAIAEPWPKVSGFAKVDLVTGEVKKHIYGGRKFGGEPFFLPKDENSKAEEEEDEGYILAFVHDERTWKSEVQIVNAKDLKVEATIKLPSRVPYGFHGTFVQSNNLQNQA from the coding sequence ATGACGGCTCCGCCTTCTCCCTTACTCGATCATTTGGGATTCCTAAATTCCACCAAATCCAATTTCCCTAATCTCAATATCAATCATCTTAAATCCATTACAACCCAAAACTCCATTATTCACTCTGCTCTTCATTCTCCTTCCGTTCTTCGTTTCCCAAATCAAACTACTACTACTCCTCCTCCTCCTAATTTCCATAAATCCTTGTCTCTCAAACATCAAAAATCCCCTACTGCTCCCAATTGGAATCTCCTTCAAAAAACTGCTTCCATCGCTTTAGATATGGTCGAATCCGCTTTAGTTTCTCACGAGCTTCAACACCCACTCCCTAAAACCGCCGACCCACGTGTCCAAATCTCCGGCAACTTTGCTCCCGTCCCCGAACAACCCGTTAAACACAACCTCCCCGTCACCGGAACTATCCCCGATTGCATTAACGGCGTTTACCTTCGTAACGGCGCCAATCCTCTCTTCCAACCAACTGCCGGCCACCATCTCTTCGACGGCGATGGAATGGTTCACGCTGTCACTATCAATCACGGTTCCGCTAGTTACGCTTGCCGGTTCACTCAAACCCAACGCTTGGTTCAGGAACGCCGATTGGGGAGACCGATTTTTCCTAAAGCCATTGGGGAACTCCATGGCCACTCCGGAATCGCTCGCCTCTTACTATTCTACGCGAGAGGAGTTTTCGGGTTGGTCGACCATAAGAAAGGAACCGGAGTGGCGAACGCCGGTTTGGTGTATTTCAATGACCGGCTTTTGGCGATGTCAGAAGACGATTTGCCGTACCACGTGCGTATCACGCCTTCAGGTGATCTACAAACCGTAGGCCGTTACGACTTCGATAAACAGCTTCATTCCACAATGATCGCTCATCCCAAAGTGGACCCAATTTCCAAAGAACTCTACGCCTTGAGCTACGACGTGGTTCGTAAACCGTATCTCAAATACTTCAGATTCTCCCCTAACGGAATCAAATCAAAAGACGTTGAAATCCCAGTTGAAACTCCCACAATGATGCACGATTTCGCCATCACGGAGAATTTCGTTGTGATTCCCGATCAGCAAGTGGTGTTCAAGCTTCAAGAAATGGTGAAAGGCGGATCGCCGGTGATATACGACAAGAACAAGAAATCCCGATTCGGGATTCTGCCGAAAAATGCGACGGATTCAAAGGATTTGATTTGGGTGGAATCGCCGGACACGTTCTGTTTCCATCTATGGAATGCTTGGGAGGAACCGGAGACGGAGGAGGTGGTGGTAATTGGGTCGTGTATGACGCCGCCGGATTCGATATTCAACGAGTGTGAGGAGAATCTGAAAAGCGTATTATCGGAAATCCGGCTGAATTTACGGACGGGGAAATCGACACGGCGGGCAATAATTAAGGAAGAGAAAGAACAGGTGAATCTAGAAGCGGGAATGGTGAATAAAACCCGTGTAGGGAGGAAAAGCCGGTATGCGTATTTGGCGATTGCAGAGCCATGGCCAAAGGTATCGGGATTTGCGAAGGTTGATCTGGTAACAGGGGAAGTAAAAAAACATATTTACGGAGGTAGAAAATTCGGTGGGGAACCATTCTTTTTACCGAAAGATGAAAATTCAAaggcagaagaagaagaagatgaagggtATATTCTGGCGTTCGTTCATGATGAAAGGACATGGAAATCGGAGGTACAGATAGTGAACGCAAAGGATTTGAAAGTGGAAGCTACAATAAAATTACCATCTCGAGTACCTTATGGATTTCATGGGACATTCGTTCAATCGAATAACTTACAAAACCAAGCTTAA